In Phocoena sinus isolate mPhoSin1 chromosome 10, mPhoSin1.pri, whole genome shotgun sequence, a single genomic region encodes these proteins:
- the ENO2 gene encoding gamma-enolase isoform X2 → MSIEKIWAREILDSRGNPTVEVDLYTAKGLFRAAVPSGASTGIYEALELRDGDKQRYLGKGVLKAVDHINTAIAPALISSGLSVVEQEKLDNLMLDLDGTENKSKFGANAILGVSLAVCKAGAAEQELPLYRHIAQLAGNSDLILPVPAFNVINGGSHAGNKLAMQEFMILPVGAESFRDAMRLGAEVYHTLKGVIKDKYGKDATNVGDEGGFAPNILENSEALELVKEAIDKAGYTEKIVIGMDVAASEFYRDGKYDLDFKSPANLSRYITGDQLGALYQDFVRNYPVVSIEDPFDQDDWAAWSKFTANVGIQIVGDDLTVTNPKRIERAVEEKACNCLLLKVNQIGSVTEAIQASRLVPHAVPSVWLSTTNS, encoded by the exons GGCTTTTCCGGGCTGCGGTGCCCAGTGGAGCCTCCACTGGTATCTATGAGGCCCTGGAGCTAAGGGATGGGGACAAACAGCGTTACTTAGGCAAAG GTGTCTTGAAGGCAGTGGACCACATCAACACCGCCATCGCCCCGGCCCTCATCAGCTCA GGTCTCTCTGTGGTGGAACAAGAGAAGCTGGACAACCTCATGTTGGACTTGGATGGGACTGAGAACAAGT CCAAGTTTGGGGCCAATGCCATCCTGGGTGTGTCCCTGGCCGTGTGTAAGGCAGGGGCGGCCGAGCAGGAATTGCCCCTCTACCGCCACATTGCTCAGCTGGCCGGGAACTCAGACCTCATCCTGCCTGTGCCG GCCTTCAACGTGATCAATGGGGGCTCCCATGCTGGGAACAAGCTGGCCATGCAGGAGTTTATGATCCTCCCAGTGGGCGCTGAGAGCTTTCGGGATGCCATGCGACTCGGGGCGGAGGTCTATCACACACTCAAGGGCGTCATCAAGGACAAGTATGGCAAGGATGCCACCAACGTGGGAGACGAAGGTGGCTTTGCCCCCAATATCCTGGAGAACAGTGAAG CCTTGGAGCTGGTGAAGGAAGCCATTGACAAGGCTGGCTACACAGAAAAGATCGTCATTGGCATGGATGTCGCCGCCTCGGAGTTTTACCGTGATGGCAAATACGACTTGGACTTCAAGTCTCCCGCTAATCTTTCCCGATACATCACTGGGGACCAGCTGGGGGCCCTCTACCAGGACTTTGTCAGGAACTATCCAG TGGTCTCTATTGAGGACCCCTTTGACCAGGACGACTGGGCTGCCTGGTCCAAGTTCACAGCCAACGTGGGGATCCAGATTGTGGGTGATGACCTGACAGTGACCAACCCAAAGCGAATCGAGCGGGCCGTGGAGGAGAAGGCCTGCAACTGTCTGCTGCTGAAGGTCAACCAGATCGGTTCGGTCACCGAAGCCATCCAAGC ATCAAGACTGGTGCCCCATGCCGTTCCGAGCGTCTGGCTAAGTACAACCAACTCATGA
- the ENO2 gene encoding gamma-enolase isoform X1 → MSIEKIWAREILDSRGNPTVEVDLYTAKGLFRAAVPSGASTGIYEALELRDGDKQRYLGKGVLKAVDHINTAIAPALISSGLSVVEQEKLDNLMLDLDGTENKSKFGANAILGVSLAVCKAGAAEQELPLYRHIAQLAGNSDLILPVPAFNVINGGSHAGNKLAMQEFMILPVGAESFRDAMRLGAEVYHTLKGVIKDKYGKDATNVGDEGGFAPNILENSEALELVKEAIDKAGYTEKIVIGMDVAASEFYRDGKYDLDFKSPANLSRYITGDQLGALYQDFVRNYPVVSIEDPFDQDDWAAWSKFTANVGIQIVGDDLTVTNPKRIERAVEEKACNCLLLKVNQIGSVTEAIQACKLAQENGWGVMVSHRSGETEDTFIADLVVGLCTGQIKTGAPCRSERLAKYNQLMRIEEELGDEARFAGHNFRNPSVL, encoded by the exons GGCTTTTCCGGGCTGCGGTGCCCAGTGGAGCCTCCACTGGTATCTATGAGGCCCTGGAGCTAAGGGATGGGGACAAACAGCGTTACTTAGGCAAAG GTGTCTTGAAGGCAGTGGACCACATCAACACCGCCATCGCCCCGGCCCTCATCAGCTCA GGTCTCTCTGTGGTGGAACAAGAGAAGCTGGACAACCTCATGTTGGACTTGGATGGGACTGAGAACAAGT CCAAGTTTGGGGCCAATGCCATCCTGGGTGTGTCCCTGGCCGTGTGTAAGGCAGGGGCGGCCGAGCAGGAATTGCCCCTCTACCGCCACATTGCTCAGCTGGCCGGGAACTCAGACCTCATCCTGCCTGTGCCG GCCTTCAACGTGATCAATGGGGGCTCCCATGCTGGGAACAAGCTGGCCATGCAGGAGTTTATGATCCTCCCAGTGGGCGCTGAGAGCTTTCGGGATGCCATGCGACTCGGGGCGGAGGTCTATCACACACTCAAGGGCGTCATCAAGGACAAGTATGGCAAGGATGCCACCAACGTGGGAGACGAAGGTGGCTTTGCCCCCAATATCCTGGAGAACAGTGAAG CCTTGGAGCTGGTGAAGGAAGCCATTGACAAGGCTGGCTACACAGAAAAGATCGTCATTGGCATGGATGTCGCCGCCTCGGAGTTTTACCGTGATGGCAAATACGACTTGGACTTCAAGTCTCCCGCTAATCTTTCCCGATACATCACTGGGGACCAGCTGGGGGCCCTCTACCAGGACTTTGTCAGGAACTATCCAG TGGTCTCTATTGAGGACCCCTTTGACCAGGACGACTGGGCTGCCTGGTCCAAGTTCACAGCCAACGTGGGGATCCAGATTGTGGGTGATGACCTGACAGTGACCAACCCAAAGCGAATCGAGCGGGCCGTGGAGGAGAAGGCCTGCAACTGTCTGCTGCTGAAGGTCAACCAGATCGGTTCGGTCACCGAAGCCATCCAAGC GTGCAAGCTGGCCCAGGAGAATGGCTGGGGGGTCATGGTGAGTCACCGCTCGGGAGAGACTGAGGACACGTTCATTGCGGACCTGGTGGTAGGGCTGTGCACAGGCCAG ATCAAGACTGGTGCCCCATGCCGTTCCGAGCGTCTGGCTAAGTACAACCAACTCATGAG AATCGAAGAAGAGCTGGGGGACGAAGCTCGCTTCGCCGGACATAATTTCCGCAATCCCAGCGTGCTGTGA